One window of the Pseudofrankia sp. DC12 genome contains the following:
- a CDS encoding pentapeptide repeat-containing protein, with protein sequence MTDNGASGWRVLLVPAIRAWWALRWLGGHRAIRSAVLAVVGLCGLGVVVWGVPPALYPTVAGQPAPSQPRATLQAGMLAGMLTVAAATIAYAGVRATLGAARRANELTQRRDNLTHDREIAEHRSARYTAAITQLGSPSIEIRLGGIYALERLAKDSPDDHPTIVEVLSAFVRTRSTDPELRPPPPADGQDPAPDRRAVDIRAAVQVLGRLPHRDDLPALPRADLDGADLTGPASLADIDLTDADLRGAWLEGADLTRARLDGAILTDARLNRANLTHAHLDGADLTDAHLQGADLTWAQLAERRTGADQTVITNLTRARLDGAILTDARLIMTNLTAAHLTKAVLINVQLHGADLTRAWLNGVDLTRAHGLTQEQLNAAIGDAETRLTWPRTRPALWPPPAGAWL encoded by the coding sequence GTGACCGACAACGGGGCATCTGGATGGCGGGTTCTGCTGGTGCCGGCGATCAGGGCCTGGTGGGCGCTGCGCTGGCTTGGGGGCCATCGCGCCATCCGCTCGGCCGTGCTCGCGGTGGTTGGGCTTTGCGGGTTGGGCGTGGTGGTGTGGGGAGTGCCGCCCGCGCTCTACCCGACCGTCGCTGGGCAACCGGCTCCGAGTCAGCCGCGGGCGACGCTGCAGGCCGGGATGCTCGCGGGAATGCTTACGGTCGCCGCCGCTACAATCGCCTACGCGGGTGTTCGGGCGACTCTGGGCGCGGCACGCAGAGCAAACGAGCTGACCCAGCGCCGAGACAATCTGACCCATGATCGGGAGATCGCTGAGCATCGGTCCGCGCGCTACACCGCCGCGATCACTCAGCTGGGTTCCCCCTCGATCGAGATTCGCCTCGGGGGGATCTACGCCCTCGAACGCCTCGCCAAAGACTCTCCGGACGACCACCCCACCATCGTCGAGGTGCTCTCCGCGTTCGTACGCACCCGCAGCACCGACCCCGAGCTCCGCCCACCCCCGCCAGCCGACGGCCAGGACCCGGCCCCAGATCGGCGAGCCGTCGACATCCGCGCCGCCGTCCAGGTCCTCGGCCGGCTACCCCACCGCGACGACTTGCCTGCCCTCCCCCGTGCCGACCTCGACGGCGCCGACCTCACCGGGCCTGCCAGCCTCGCCGACATCGACCTGACCGACGCCGACCTCCGCGGCGCCTGGCTAGAGGGTGCAGACCTGACCAGGGCCCGCCTGGATGGGGCGATCCTCACCGACGCCCGCCTGAACAGGGCGAACCTCACCCATGCACACCTGGACGGCGCGGACCTGACCGACGCTCACCTACAGGGGGCGGACCTGACCTGGGCACAGCTGGCCGAACGCCGGACCGGCGCCGACCAGACCGTTATCACCAACCTGACCCGCGCCAGGCTCGATGGGGCGATCCTGACTGACGCCCGCCTCATCATGACGAACTTGACCGCCGCGCACCTGACCAAAGCAGTTCTGATCAACGTTCAGCTGCACGGCGCGGACCTGACTCGCGCGTGGCTAAACGGGGTGGACCTTACGCGCGCCCACGGCCTGACGCAGGAACAGCTGAATGCTGCGATCGGGGATGCAGAGACTCGGCTGACATGGCCCCGAACGCGGCCCGCGTTGTGGCCGCCGCCAGCGGGCGCCTGGCTCTGA